One segment of Sander vitreus isolate 19-12246 chromosome 20, sanVit1, whole genome shotgun sequence DNA contains the following:
- the foxa2 gene encoding forkhead box protein A2 — protein MMLGAVKMEGHEHTDWSTYYGEPECYTSVGNMNTGLGMNSMNSYMSMSGMGTTANMTANSMNMSYVNTGMSPSMTGMSPGTGAMNGMGAGMTAMSAALSPSMSPMTAQPASMNALTSYTNMNAMSPMYGQSNINRSRDPKTYRRSYTHAKPPYSYISLITMAIQQSPSKMLTLAEIYQWIMDLFPFYRQNQQRWQNSIRHSLSFNDCFLKVPRSPDKPGKGSFWTLHPDSGNMFENGCYLRRQKRFKCDKKTSKDSGRKGGDGGSSNSSSESCNGNESPHSNSSVSEHKRSLSDMKTSQALSPEHAAASPVSQGQHLMSQHHSVLAHEAHLKPEHHYSFNHPFSINNLMSSEQQHHKMDLKTYEQVMHYSGYGSPMAGALSMGSMAGKAGLDSSSIPETTYYQGVYSRPIMNST, from the exons ATGATGCTTGGAGCAGTTAAAATGGAAGGACACGAACACACCGACTGGAGCACCTACTACGGAGAGCCCGAG TGTTACACCTCGGTTGGCAACATGAACACAGGCCTGGGAATGAACTCTATGAATTCCTACATGAGCATGTCCGGCATGGGCACCACTGCCAACATGACAGCCAACTCCATGAACATGTCATACGTCAACACGGGCATGAGTCCCTCTATGACCGGCATGTCACCGGGCACCGGAGCCATGAACGGCATGGGCGCAGGCATGACGGCCATGAGCGCAGCCCTGAGCCCTAGTATGAGCCCCATGACCGCGCAGCCCGCATCTATGAACGCCCTGACATCCTACACCAACATGAACGCCATGAGCCCTATGTACGGACAGTCTAACATCAACAGGTCCAGAGACCCCAAGACCTACCGCAGGAGCTACACGCACGCAAAGCCCCCGTATTCCTACATCTCCCTCATCACCATGGCCATTCAGCAGTCTCCCAGCAAGATGCTGACACTGGCCGAGATCTACCAGTGGATAATGGACCTCTTCCCTTTTTACCGACAGAACCAGCAGCGCTGGCAGAATTCCATTCGCCACTCGTTGTCGTTCAATGACTGTTTCCTCAAAGTGCCCAGGTCGCCGGATAAACCCGGGAAAGGCTCCTTTTGGACTCTCCACCCGGACTCCGGGAACATGTTTGAGAACGGCTGCTACCTGAGGAGACAGAAGCGCTTCAAGTGCGATAAGAAGACGAGCAAGGATAGCGGGCGCAAAGGGGGAGACGGTGGCTCCTCTAACAGCAGCTCGGAGAGCTGCAATGGAAACGAGTCCCCGCACTCCAACTCCTCCGTCAGCGAGCACAAAAGGTCCCTGTCGGACATGAAGACGAGCCAGGCCCTGAGCCCGGAGCACGCCGCCGCCTCCCCGGTGTCGCAGGGGCAGCACCTCATGTCTCAGCATCACTCTGTCCTTGCGCACGAAGCGCACCTGAAGCCGGAGCACCACTACTCCTTCAACCACCCCTTCTCCATAAATAACCTCATGTCTTCGGAGCAGCAGCATCACAAAATGGACCTAAAGACTTACGAGCAGGTGATGCATTACTCTGGCTATGGCTCCCCTATGGCCGGGGCTCTTTCCATGGGCTCCATGGCGGGGAAAGCCGGTCTGGATTCTTCATCCATACCTGAAACAACTTACTACCAAGGCGTCTATTCCAGGCCAATCATGAACTCCACATAA